In Selenomonas sp. TAMA-11512, a genomic segment contains:
- a CDS encoding hemagglutinin repeat-containing protein — protein sequence MEVAAERTLKIESGKDTAILGSKGKGEKITARVGGNLHIETLQERETYEEKNETAGMNLSWNAATIQGERKFTRPTIGVQASQDDVSSHYRSAREQSGIFAGNNGFDIYVGKHTDLKGAVLASDAAAEKNILSTGTFSFGDLKNEAGYESKGIGFDYNHYADYDAKSIREKNALYNSLGLTPNISMPAKGEAKSTTKSAVAPATIEVRESPHQDLSALSRDTENSLNELGRIFDKKKIEERQELARVFGEEAFRLAHNLKDDGSGRKILIHAIIGGLMSEMTGEGFASGAVGAGLNEALIKAIQGQDPGTAQIISAIIGAAAAKAVGGSVGAGASAAASGTKWNLLAEYHIPKQIGVNIKYSTIGHMGIMVEVEGGSYDSADYGRYGDDIALSSGEFRAPIGHGTVITRWYYNPDEKYNYILNTDAIDPSATVSAYNSWIKEEGYRQLSNDDVNSIFYGKKDQTELENSQYYRNGSETDYNLLSNNCATTTLRAIFKGNTYKNLLANITLARLSNAYDPSTIKEILDEDYTFFKGHGLVTAMAYGVIP from the coding sequence ATAGAAGTCGCGGCAGAGCGTACACTCAAGATCGAGAGCGGCAAAGATACGGCAATCCTCGGGAGCAAGGGAAAGGGCGAAAAGATTACAGCAAGAGTCGGCGGCAATCTCCATATCGAGACCTTGCAGGAAAGAGAGACCTACGAGGAGAAAAACGAAACAGCCGGCATGAACCTATCCTGGAATGCAGCGACCATCCAAGGTGAGCGCAAGTTCACGAGACCGACCATCGGCGTGCAGGCAAGTCAAGACGATGTCTCCTCCCACTACCGGAGCGCCCGAGAGCAATCCGGCATCTTTGCGGGAAACAACGGCTTCGATATCTACGTCGGAAAGCATACCGACCTCAAGGGAGCAGTCCTTGCAAGTGATGCAGCTGCCGAGAAGAACATCCTATCCACGGGGACATTCTCCTTCGGCGACCTCAAAAACGAAGCCGGCTACGAAAGCAAAGGCATCGGCTTCGACTACAACCACTATGCCGATTACGATGCAAAGAGCATAAGAGAAAAGAATGCGCTCTATAACAGTCTCGGACTGACGCCGAATATCTCCATGCCCGCCAAAGGAGAAGCAAAGAGCACGACGAAGTCCGCCGTCGCACCGGCGACCATTGAAGTGCGCGAGAGCCCGCATCAAGACCTTTCCGCGCTCAGTCGGGACACAGAGAACAGCCTGAACGAACTCGGCAGGATATTTGACAAGAAGAAAATAGAAGAGCGACAAGAGCTTGCCCGCGTCTTCGGCGAAGAAGCCTTCCGCCTTGCGCACAACCTGAAAGACGACGGCAGCGGCAGAAAGATCCTGATACATGCGATCATCGGCGGCCTCATGAGCGAGATGACAGGGGAGGGCTTCGCCTCCGGCGCGGTCGGTGCAGGGCTCAACGAGGCGCTGATCAAAGCCATCCAAGGACAAGACCCCGGCACGGCACAGATCATCAGCGCGATCATAGGCGCAGCCGCCGCCAAAGCTGTCGGAGGCAGTGTAGGTGCCGGAGCAAGTGCCGCGGCAAGCGGGACGAAGTGGAATCTATTAGCTGAATACCATATACCTAAACAAATTGGTGTCAATATAAAATATAGTACTATAGGACACATGGGAATTATGGTTGAGGTGGAAGGCGGTTCATACGACTCAGCCGATTATGGTCGTTATGGAGATGATATAGCTCTTAGTAGTGGGGAATTCAGAGCACCAATTGGACATGGTACCGTAATTACACGATGGTACTATAATCCGGATGAAAAATATAATTATATTCTTAATACAGATGCAATTGATCCATCCGCAACTGTTTCTGCATATAATTCTTGGATTAAAGAGGAGGGATATAGACAGCTCTCAAACGATGATGTGAACTCCATATTTTATGGAAAGAAGGATCAAACTGAGTTAGAAAATAGTCAATATTACAGGAATGGAAGTGAGACGGATTACAATTTGCTATCCAATAATTGTGCTACAACGACATTGAGAGCTATTTTTAAGGGGAATACATATAAAAATTTGTTGGCAAATATCACATTGGCACGTTTATCAAATGCGTATGATCCCAGTACAATAAAGGAGATTTTAGATGAAGATTATACTTTTTTTAAAGGGCACGGACTGGTGACAGCAATGGCCTATGGGGTGATCCCATGA